Below is a genomic region from Roseovarius arcticus.
CCGGTTCCAGCGGCAGACAATGATGATGCAAATGGAACCGAAGGTCGCCCAGCCGCGTTGTCTGAGCGAAGCACAGAAATTCTAGGAGGCCACGATGGCACAAAGCAAACCCGATGCCGACGATCTGCACGCCCAGATCACTATCCTGCGCAATGACATCGCCAGCATTACCGAAACGCTTGGCGCAATCGCGAAAGCTCAGAAAGATGGCATGGCAGAAGCCGCACAAAAGCGCTTCAATGATGCGCGTGCTCGCGGCGCGGACGCGCTTTCGACAGCTCAGGCTCAGGCATCTGCCCTGAATGATCAAGCGCACGAGTTCGTCCATGAGAAGCCTGCGCTGTCCTTGGGCATGGCTGCTGCACTTGGTTTTGTTGTGGGCATTTTGTCCACGTCACGCCGCTGATCCCAGTGATAGGGCTAGTTTCAGCTGTAAAGCATCGCTCAGCGCGCGCCATCAGGCGCGCGCTTTTGCGCGTTATAGGCGGCATTTTGGTATTGGTCGGCGTGGGCTTTCTGACCTCCGCCGGATGGATTGCTTTGGAAGATGCGTACTCATCGCTTGCCGCGGCACTTGTCATTGCATGCGTCTATCTGGGGCTGGGCTTGATCCTGTTTGGGATAACCGCATCCTCTGCCGACAGTGCGAGCCATGCGGCCGCCGAAGCCCCTCTGCGTGACCCTGCCACACCGCCGCGCACTGGCAGCATGTCGCCCTTGGCGGAGGCGTTTGTTATTGGCCTGAACGCAGCCTATGCAGCGCGTGGTCGCGGCCCATCCGGTCGTTAAATCAACCCCGCGCGAGACGCCGGTAAACCTAACTGCGCTCGCGACTCCGATCCATATTATCTGCGACGAATGCGCCGCGCTTGCCCATTGGTCTGGCAGGGCCGCGGGTGGTGTCCTTGCTCTGAAGTAGCTCAAGCTCGGCATTAAGGGCGGCGCCCAAAAGACAGACAAATGCGCTGATATAGAGCCACAGTAATAAAACGATAACGGCACCCAATGAGCCGTATATTTTGTTATAGTTGCCAAAATTCTGCAAATAGACCGTAAAGCCCCATGTCGCGAGCGCCCACAGAAGCGTGGCCGCGACCGCCCCAGGCGTGATCCAACCCGCGCGCGCAACGCGGCGACGATTGGGTGCATAGCGATAGAGAAGCCCCAGCGCCAACATCACGGTCGAGATTGCGACGCTCCACCGCAGAACCTCGGCGATGAAGGTTGCGAAGGGGCCAATCGGCAGAAACGCCAGAACGACAGGCGCGACGACCAGCGCGGCGAAACAAGCAAGCGCAAGTATCACGAGACCGCCCGTGAGGCCGAATGCCACCATTATGTGACGCACGCCGCCCCTGTTCCGCTCGCCGTAGACAGCGTTCAAACCAATGATCAGC
It encodes:
- a CDS encoding DUF883 family protein, with the translated sequence MAQSKPDADDLHAQITILRNDIASITETLGAIAKAQKDGMAEAAQKRFNDARARGADALSTAQAQASALNDQAHEFVHEKPALSLGMAAALGFVVGILSTSRR
- a CDS encoding phage holin family protein, yielding MIGLVSAVKHRSARAIRRALLRVIGGILVLVGVGFLTSAGWIALEDAYSSLAAALVIACVYLGLGLILFGITASSADSASHAAAEAPLRDPATPPRTGSMSPLAEAFVIGLNAAYAARGRGPSGR
- a CDS encoding YihY/virulence factor BrkB family protein, giving the protein MSVRGAAAYGRSHWPKDLWPALKGVGRLIGEKNLNLIASGIGFFGILATFPAIAALIALWGFVADPSLVAAQVSDFTTLLPDEVADLLTSRVAELVAADTTTLGWAGMISVGLALWSARAGIGALIIGLNAVYGERNRGGVRHIMVAFGLTGGLVILALACFAALVVAPVVLAFLPIGPFATFIAEVLRWSVAISTVMLALGLLYRYAPNRRRVARAGWITPGAVAATLLWALATWGFTVYLQNFGNYNKIYGSLGAVIVLLLWLYISAFVCLLGAALNAELELLQSKDTTRGPARPMGKRGAFVADNMDRSRERS